A window from Mogibacterium neglectum encodes these proteins:
- a CDS encoding queuosine precursor transporter: MSNELLLIITLIVEYSAVVLMYKYLGRDGLYLWTVLATITANIEVLILVKAFGMEMTLGNVLFATTFLVTDIASEIYGKKDAHKAVHLGIATSIAFVVISSSWLLYSPSSSDFASPSIRQIFAHTPRLMFASLAVYVIVQYFDVWLYHKWWDFTNKKFGDRERFLWLRNNGSTLISQLVNSALYTVFAFAGLYDTKTVITLIFSTYIIYIVTSLCDTPFVYLCRAIARKKGDITA, encoded by the coding sequence ATGAGTAATGAATTACTACTAATTATCACGCTAATAGTCGAGTACAGCGCCGTAGTGCTCATGTACAAGTATCTTGGGAGAGACGGACTCTACCTATGGACGGTGCTTGCGACTATCACCGCCAACATTGAGGTTCTTATCCTCGTAAAGGCGTTCGGCATGGAGATGACACTCGGAAACGTGCTCTTTGCGACCACTTTTTTGGTCACTGATATTGCCAGTGAAATCTATGGGAAAAAGGATGCGCACAAAGCTGTACATCTTGGTATAGCAACGTCCATTGCGTTTGTGGTAATCAGTTCGTCATGGTTATTGTATTCGCCAAGCTCAAGCGATTTTGCATCACCTTCAATCAGGCAGATATTTGCACATACACCGAGACTCATGTTCGCAAGTCTAGCGGTATACGTAATCGTGCAGTATTTTGATGTATGGCTATATCATAAGTGGTGGGATTTCACTAATAAGAAGTTTGGTGATAGAGAAAGGTTCTTATGGCTCCGTAATAACGGCTCGACATTAATCTCACAGCTAGTGAATTCGGCGCTATACACTGTATTTGCGTTTGCAGGATTATACGATACCAAGACCGTAATAACACTGATATTCTCGACTTATATAATCTATATCGTTACAAGCCTCTGCGATACACCTTTCGTGTATCTTTGCAGAGCTATAGCTCGTAAAAAAGGGGATATAACTGCATAA
- a CDS encoding ECF transporter S component has protein sequence MKDKLSNTKFLAQLALLVAVELVMKITGLGSVPIGPIYMSFLTLPVAIGAILMGPLAGAILGGVFGIASFIDAISGASAMGGVLFQVAPFKTFVLCVITRVLMGAFAGIIFKAINKVLKSRTIAYSIGAISAPLLNTIFFMGFLVIAFYDTRYIQKLAHTIGATNPLTFVITLVGLQGLIEAVTCCVLGTIVSKALAKHLGHNKSASVQE, from the coding sequence ATGAAGGATAAATTATCCAATACTAAATTTCTTGCGCAATTAGCGCTTCTCGTTGCAGTTGAACTCGTCATGAAAATTACAGGACTTGGCAGTGTGCCTATCGGTCCAATCTACATGTCATTTCTCACACTTCCAGTCGCAATCGGAGCGATACTAATGGGTCCACTCGCTGGAGCTATACTCGGCGGAGTCTTCGGCATCGCAAGCTTTATAGATGCTATTTCTGGTGCATCTGCAATGGGCGGAGTTTTATTTCAAGTCGCACCCTTTAAGACATTTGTACTATGTGTCATCACGAGAGTGCTCATGGGAGCATTTGCAGGTATCATATTTAAAGCGATCAATAAAGTTTTAAAAAGCCGTACCATCGCATACTCGATTGGAGCAATAAGTGCCCCCTTACTTAACACGATATTCTTCATGGGATTTTTAGTTATTGCCTTCTACGACACCAGATATATACAGAAGCTTGCTCACACAATTGGTGCAACCAATCCGCTAACTTTTGTAATCACACTCGTGGGACTTCAAGGCTTAATCGAGGCGGTAACATGCTGCGTGCTCGGCACTATAGTTTCTAAGGCACTTGCAAAGCACCTTGGTCATAATAAATCAGCAAGTGTGCAGGAATAA